Within Oleidesulfovibrio alaskensis DSM 16109, the genomic segment AACGGCGCGCACCGCTCAAAAAATATCGCTTAAATCAAGACTGTTACGGCATGGCTGCCGCAATCTAATTAAATATAATAGGCCTTGCCCGCGGCACTGGGCATGATGGCTTTGTTGCCTGTTCCGGGTATGAAGAAATATACCGGACAAATGGTCTCCCCCAGCCATATGTCCGCGACAGCCCGGAAAAAAGGGCGTGTCCCGGCAACATTACGGAAAGCCGTCCGGCTTGCCGCACTCCTTGCGCCCCGCCAACTCCCGCTGGCGGGGCGCTCTGCCGTATGCAAAACAGCGGGCCGCCCGTTGCTTCATCGCAAAGGGCGGCCCGCTGTTTCTGATGCTGTGCCAAAAAATTATGCAACCGGTCATCATAGCCGCAACGTGCCGTTCAAACCGGCCCCCCGTCCCCGGGCCGCAGCCACGCCTGCAAAGCCCTGCCCGTCCGGGGCGGTTCGCAATTTGCGCCGCTGCGTAGTTACGACCGCTGAAAACGACGCGCCGGCCCTGTTCCCTCAGATACGGCGCCGCAGCCTTCTTCCGCTGTTCCGCGGCCTGCGGCGGTAACGGGCTGGCAAAGTACGGAAGGCAGGCGGGGTTTATCAGAAAGAAACACGCTGAGTGGAAAATAACCGTTATCGGCAGCTGCGGATTGCACCTCTGTGTCGTCCTGAGCGTCTGCTTCTGCCTGACAGATAAATGAGGGGCACGGACCGTTCCAGACTCCGGCAGCTTCCGCGGCGCTTCTTTCCGCCGTTCCGCCTTCGGGCTGTCCGGCATGTTCACCGGCCGGATATTCTTTGCGCGTCAAACGTTCCATACTCAGTCTCCAGATCAGGCTTTATTTTCCGCATACAGCGATTTTTCAGAAAAACCGGACGGAACACGGTCACAGCATCCCGCCCGGAAAACCATCGACACCGCACAACCCGCACAACCGCCGCTGTCTGCGCAGGCGCGACTGCGCAACCGGAAGCATCCGGCGATTCTCAGTGCATATTCGATATAGCGGAGCCTCAGTCAAACGGAATCATTCATTTTGCACCATCTGTCAACATATCCGCGCAGGCCGGTCCGTAATTATAATGCCCCGCACCTGTCCATGACCGGTCAAGCCCCCCGCCTGCCCTCCGGTATAATGCCGCAACAACGCCGCAACGCAGCCCCCGTCTGCCGCTGCCGTGCCCGTGCTGTAATTGCAGGGGCCATGCAACATACACAAAGGAAGGAAGGATGCCCTATTCATCAAAAGAAGAGGCCGCGCAAGGCTGGGCAGACATCATTGCCCGTGCCCGCAGCTGCAGCGCAAGCGCCGCCCGCGAAGCCGTTGCCCAGCTGGGCAGACGCGATCTTTTTTTTCTGCTCACGCGGCTTCTGGGAAGAGAGGAGATGTTCAACGACTGGTGCTTTGCCCGTTGTGCCGAAGTGCAGCGGCAGCCGGACGGAATGCTCGACCTGTGGGCGCGCGAACACTACAAAAGCACCATCATCACGTTCGGGCAGAGCATCAGAGACATCCTTAACGATCCGGAAATAACCATCGGAATATTTTCGCATTCCCGCCCTGTGGCAAAAGGATTTCTGGCACAGATCAAACATGAGTTCGAACAGAACCACGCGCTGAAAACCCTGTATCCCGATGTGCTGTACAGCGACCCCAAAAGGCAGTCTCCGCGCTGGTCGCTGGACGGAGGTCTGGTGGTGCGCCGCAGCACCAACCCGAAAGAAGCCACCGTGGAAGCCTGGGGACTGGTGGACGGACAGCCTACGGGCAAGCACTTCCGCCTGCTGGTATACGACGATGTGGTGACGCGCGAGTCTGTCACCTCGCCGGAAATGATTGCCAAGGTCACGGAATGCTGGGCGCTCTCTCTTAATCTGGGTGCGCGGGGCGGCGCATGCCGCACCATAGGCACCCGCTATCATTACAACGACACATACAAAACCATGATGGACAGAAAGGCAGCCGAGCCGCGTATCCATGCTGCCACGGCAGACGGCACGCCTGACGGCCCTTCTGTATTTCTGCCGCAGAATGAACTGGCAGACAAACGCAGACGCATGGGGCCTTTTGTTTTCGGCTGCCAGATGCTGCAAAACCCCGTCGCCGACAGAATGCAGGGATTCAGGGAAGAATGGCTGCGCTGGTGGCAGCCCGGGGCGGCAAGCTGGCAGGCCATGAACCGGTATATTCTGGTGGACCCCGCCGCAAGCCGCAAGGAACAGGCCGACTGGACGGTGATGCTGGTTGTCGGGCTGGGGGCGGACGGCAACTATTACCTGATAGACGGCATACGTGACCGGCTGAATCTTACGGGCAGGGCGGGCGCACTCTTCCGCCTGCACCGCACCTACCGGCCGCTGGCAGTAGGGTACGAACAATACGGCATGCAGGCCGACATAGAATATATGCACACCGAGATGGACCGCCGCAACCACCGGTTCGACATCACGCCGCTGGCAGGCAGACTGGCAAAAGCCGACCGTATCCGCAGGCTTGTGCCGCTTTTTGAAGGCGGAAGAGTCTATCTGCCGCGCGTATGTCCCTTCACCGACAGCGAGGGACGTCAGCGCGACCTGAGCCGCGAACTGGTGACGGAAGAATATCTGGCTTTTCCCGTATGCGGCCACGACGACATGCTGGACTGTCTGGCCCGCATAACCGACAGCGCGCTGGGGGCGCACCCCGCGGTGGACAGCAATGCACAGTACGAAAGCACAGCCAACATGGAGTACCCGCTATGGACATGACCGCCGCAAAACACATGGACAAAAACCGCAGCAACGCCGTGCACAGCGCTCCGGATTTCCGGTTGCTGGTGGCACCGCAGACAGGCAGACCGGCCCCGCCGGAAGCTGTGCGGCTGCAATGCCGTCAGCTGCGGGGCATGTGGCGCGAACTGGAAAAAATGCGGCTTACCCGTACCGTGTTTCACGACGGCTGCATACGCTCGGCGCAGGATTTCATCAGTATGGCCACGTCGCCTGCGGTCTGGTTTTACGGCGTATACGGGCCATCGGACGCGGAACACTGCACCGCACAAAAGCGTGCGGCGGCATTCTTCTGGCTGAATGCATTCTCGGGCCGCACGGCCATGATCCACTTTGCCGTTCTGTACGGCGGGCTGCGTCATGCGGAGCACATAGGCAGACAGGTGTGCGGATTTCTGCTGGGCCGCCGGCGGCACACTGCATGCGAAACCCCGTATGCAGGCTCAGGCACAACGCCCGGCACCGCGCCGCTTGACGCACTGATGGGGCTTACCCCCTGCCGCAACCGGCGGGCCCTGCGTTTTATCCGCAGGCTGGGCTTTGTGCCGGTTGCCACGCTGCCGGGGGCAGTGCGTCAGGGTACCGGATACGGCGACGCGGTACTTACCATGCTGACTGCCGCCTCCGATGCGGCAGACAATATAATGGCGCAGGCAGAAGCCATACCCGATGCTCTTCATATAGACTAAGGTATTCCTAGCCCTGCCAACCAGCCCTGCGGGAACAACATGCCACAATTTCGTCATAGTATACGGTTTGCCGCCCTGCTGGGCACCCTGCTGCTGAGCGCGGTATTTGCCGGCGTGTCAACGCTGGTGGCCCTGTGGGGTACAAACAGCTTTGCCGAAGAACAGGAAAAACAAACCGCTGCCGCCGCCCTGAAGGACACCGTGCTGATAATGGAAGACAGTCTGCGGCACCTCGGTGAACAGGCGCAGCTGCTGGCATGGAGCAACAGGTTGTACAATCTGCTCTACGGCGGAAACTCCGGCACGGCGGAACTGCCTGCCGCCATTGTGGAACGGCCCTATACGGACTTTCAGGCCATTGTACTGCTTGATCAGGAAGGCCGCTTTCTGTTCGGCAGAACGGTTTTTGCCCGCAGGGACGCAGGGGTACAGCCGGACACCCGGCTGCCCGCCCCGCTGCGTGCCTATCTGGAAACACTGGTGCCGCGCATTCACAGAGCATCGCCGCAGTCCGGTACCCGCGGGCTGGCGCGCATACACGGCGAACTGCACATGCTGGCGGCTGTTCCTGTGCTGACGGCACGCATGGAAGGCCCCGCCGCCGGATGGCTGGCGCTGCTACGCAAAATTGACGAACCGTACATACAGCAGCTTTCCGCACGAAGCGGACTGCGGCTGCAGTTGCACGAAAACACCGCGACCGCCCTGCCCGCCCCGCTGGTTGACCTTGCCGCCATCCGGCGGCTGGGCAGTGCCGCCCCGCCGGTGGTCACGATTTATGAAGGCGATACTTACGCCGGAACAGTGCTGCCGGAACTCAAGGACGGTCTGCCTGTCGCCGTCACCGGCGTGCGCGTTAATTCACTGACACATATAATCCGTCAGATTCTTGCAGAAAATCTTCTGCTCACCGTTCCCGTTGCTCTGGCAGCGTTCATGGCCGGCTTTATACTGCTGGACAGACGCGTGTTAAAACGCATCAGCAGTCTTGTCTCCGCCGTCCGGGCTTCCGGCAGCGGCGTGCATGCCGCCGTCAGGCCGTCCGGCAGTGAACTGGATGAACTGGAAATGCTGCTTTCGGCAGCCACGGATACCGCCCTGCGCAACGAGCGTGATACAGCCCGCATTATGGATTCGCTTCCTGTGGGGCTTATGGTGATAGACCCTAAAACACGGGCCATCGTATCGCTTAACAGGGCCGCACAGGAGATGCTCGGATTTACGGAGGACGGTCTGCTGGGCAGAGACTGCAGTTCAGTCGTCTGTCTGGCCACCGACGAACCATGCCCCATGCTCGACACGGTCAACCCGCAGCATCACGTCATCAGAACCATGCGCAGAGCCGACAGGACGGAAATCACAGCCCTGAAATCCACCGCGCACATAAATGACGGCAGAAACGACTTTTTTATGGAAGCCTTCATGGACATCACCAATCTGGAGCGTAAATGGCTTTCGCACCGCAACGAAGCGCAAAGGCTTTCCGCAGCCTTTGCAGGGTTGCCCGCGCCGGTAACCATCATGGATTCGGGCCTTTCCATTATTCAGGCCAACAAGGCGTTCTGGCGGATGACCGGCGCAGGACACAGCGTGCAGAACGAAATCACACCGCTGTCCAGATTCATCCATCCCGAAGACCTGCCTTTGCTGGCGGGACTGGACCGGAGCGCATCAGGCGTATCGGGCGTATCGGGCGATGCCGTTGCAGAACTGAAACTGCGCATGGTTGATGCTTCGGACACGGTGCACTTTGTACTGATGCGCATGACGGCAGATGCGGCTCCGCGGACCATCGTATACGAAGACCTGACGGCACGGCAGCATTATGAAGAAGAAAGGATGCGGCAGGCCTATACCGACCACCTGACCGGTCTGCCCAACAGGCAGTACCTCTATTCAGCCGGGCTGGAAAAAATGGCCGGCGAAGCCGCTCCGGAACAGTCTGCGGGGCTGTGTCTTATCAACATTCAGGGGCTGGACGTGGCCAACAACGCCGCCGGTCTGGCGGCAGGCGATGCCGTACTGCTGCAGGCCGCGCAGCGCATGGACAAAGCCAGAGCAGCGGACCATACGCTGATACGGTACGGAGGAGACGATTTTCTCATAGTCATGCCTGCCCCCTGCACGGCAGATGCCATGAAAACACTGGCTGAAAAACTGCACGAGGCTTTTGAAACGCCGTTCATGACAGGTGGTACGGAATACACCCTGCAGCTGAGCTTCGGCTTTGCCCTGTATCCGGAGCACGGAGACACGCTGGAAGAACTTATCCGCAGGGCGGACATGGCCATGTGCCACAGCCGGTTTCAGGCTGACGGGCAGTTCTGCCTGTACCACAAATCACTGGACACCCTGCGCCAGTATGATGCCGGAAAGACCGGCACCCTGCGGACAGCGCTGGAAAACGGTGAATTTCTGGCCCGTTATCAGCCGGTTGTGGACCTGCGCAGCGGCACCATCACCGGTGCGGAAGCGCTGGCACGCCAAGTGCTGCAGAACGGACACGAATCGCCGCCCGCCGGATTCAAACGCAGTGCAGAGCGGAGCGGCATCATCTGGAACATAGACCTGACCATACTGCAGCAGGCATGCCGCGACGCAGCCCGCTGGCACACGCTGGGCATGCCGGCAGCCATTGCGGTCAACATCTCACCTGCATTTTTTCACCGCCACGACTTTCTGGCCCATGTGGAAGCAGCCCTGAAGGATTCGGGGCTGCCTGCCGGGCTGCTGACGCTCGACATGGAAGAAGCGGTGTATCTGCATGACTACCGTAAGGCGCTGGGCACGCTCGACAGCCTGAAGCACATGGGGGTCCGGCCCGCACTGGGCAATTTCGGTACGGGGTATTCGGCAACGGCCCATCTGCACGATCTTGGCTTTGCAGCCCTGAAAATCGACCATACCATAGCATCCGCACTGCCGGGCGCTCCGGCTGCCGCGTTGCTCCGCTCCGCGGCAGGCGTGGCCGGTTCTCTCGACATTCCGGCTCTTTCCGGAGGAGTGGAAACCGAATTCCAGCGTTCGTTTCTGCTGGGGCTGGGGTACGCCGCCGGTCAGGGGTTCTTATTTGCCCCGCCGCTGCCCGCCGCACAAATGGAAAAACTGTTCACGGAACAGCCGCGCTTTTCCGCCGCACGTTCCTGACTGCTCAAAAATTTCCGGCGGTCTCCTGCACCGTGCGCACCCGTGCGGGCAACAGACCGGCGCTTTCCTTGAGCCGGAGCACACGGGCAAAGGATTCCTCTATACGACTGCGCGGAACCACTCCCCGCTCCACCAGCGACTCAATCATATCGACTACTTCAGGCACTATATCGGCATCGTAGGTCAGATTGTTGCCGAACAGCAGAATATCGACTCCGGCATTCAGTGCCAGCGCCACGGCCTGTTCCAGCCCGTAACGGTCCGTTATGGCTTTCATCTGCATGTCATCGGAAACCACCACTCCCCCGAACCCCAGTCTGCCGCGCAGCAGCCCGGTGATCACGGCACGGGACAGCGTGGCGGGATGATCGGGATCCAGCCGGCTGTTGAAAAGATGGCCTGTCATGATCATCTGCACATGACCGCCGTCCAGCAGACGCCGGTACGGCACAAGCTCGTTTTCGTTCCACGAGGCGCTTATATCCGCCACCCCCAGATGTGAATCAGCGGCCGAGCTGCCGTGACCGGGAAAATGCTTAACACAGCCCAGCACCCCATGAGACGCCATACCCTGCAAGAAAGCCTGCGCATGCCGTGCCACGGCTTCAGAATCAGCCGAAAAGCTGCGTCCCGCCCTGCCGATGACAGGGTTGTCGGGCCGCACGTTAACATCGACCACAGGCGCAAAATTCAGATTCACTCCGACATCATGCAACATGGCTCCCGCACGGCTTCCGGCATCCGCAGAAGCGGCCGTAGTGGCTGCCGCACCCGTTTTCTGCGCCGAAGGCAATGCCGCAAAACCATGACGGGGCGACAGACGGGCAACCCTGCCTCCTTCCTGATCAACCGCCACAAAAAGCGGCGTCTGTGCCGCCTTCTGCAAAGCAGCTGTCAGTGCCGCCAGTTGCCGGACAGACCGGATATTGCGCCGGTCGCTGCCCAGTGCGACGTCACGGTCAAACAGAATGACTCCGCCCAGATTATAGTGGGTGACATCGCGCACTACTGAATCGGCGCCGGACAGGGATTCTCCCCTGAATCCCACAAGCAGCAGTTGCCCTGCCATGCTGCGCAGCGCGGCGCTTTCATCGGCTGACGGGCGGGCGGCAGCAGCGCGTGCTGTCCCGTGAGCAAATATCAGTGTCAGCACTGCCGCCAGCAGCACCTTTCTGCACAGGCGATTTGAAATTATCTTCATATATGTTCCTCTTGTAT encodes:
- a CDS encoding EAL domain-containing protein, translated to MPQFRHSIRFAALLGTLLLSAVFAGVSTLVALWGTNSFAEEQEKQTAAAALKDTVLIMEDSLRHLGEQAQLLAWSNRLYNLLYGGNSGTAELPAAIVERPYTDFQAIVLLDQEGRFLFGRTVFARRDAGVQPDTRLPAPLRAYLETLVPRIHRASPQSGTRGLARIHGELHMLAAVPVLTARMEGPAAGWLALLRKIDEPYIQQLSARSGLRLQLHENTATALPAPLVDLAAIRRLGSAAPPVVTIYEGDTYAGTVLPELKDGLPVAVTGVRVNSLTHIIRQILAENLLLTVPVALAAFMAGFILLDRRVLKRISSLVSAVRASGSGVHAAVRPSGSELDELEMLLSAATDTALRNERDTARIMDSLPVGLMVIDPKTRAIVSLNRAAQEMLGFTEDGLLGRDCSSVVCLATDEPCPMLDTVNPQHHVIRTMRRADRTEITALKSTAHINDGRNDFFMEAFMDITNLERKWLSHRNEAQRLSAAFAGLPAPVTIMDSGLSIIQANKAFWRMTGAGHSVQNEITPLSRFIHPEDLPLLAGLDRSASGVSGVSGDAVAELKLRMVDASDTVHFVLMRMTADAAPRTIVYEDLTARQHYEEERMRQAYTDHLTGLPNRQYLYSAGLEKMAGEAAPEQSAGLCLINIQGLDVANNAAGLAAGDAVLLQAAQRMDKARAADHTLIRYGGDDFLIVMPAPCTADAMKTLAEKLHEAFETPFMTGGTEYTLQLSFGFALYPEHGDTLEELIRRADMAMCHSRFQADGQFCLYHKSLDTLRQYDAGKTGTLRTALENGEFLARYQPVVDLRSGTITGAEALARQVLQNGHESPPAGFKRSAERSGIIWNIDLTILQQACRDAARWHTLGMPAAIAVNISPAFFHRHDFLAHVEAALKDSGLPAGLLTLDMEEAVYLHDYRKALGTLDSLKHMGVRPALGNFGTGYSATAHLHDLGFAALKIDHTIASALPGAPAAALLRSAAGVAGSLDIPALSGGVETEFQRSFLLGLGYAAGQGFLFAPPLPAAQMEKLFTEQPRFSAARS
- a CDS encoding glycoside hydrolase family 3 protein, producing MKIISNRLCRKVLLAAVLTLIFAHGTARAAAARPSADESAALRSMAGQLLLVGFRGESLSGADSVVRDVTHYNLGGVILFDRDVALGSDRRNIRSVRQLAALTAALQKAAQTPLFVAVDQEGGRVARLSPRHGFAALPSAQKTGAAATTAASADAGSRAGAMLHDVGVNLNFAPVVDVNVRPDNPVIGRAGRSFSADSEAVARHAQAFLQGMASHGVLGCVKHFPGHGSSAADSHLGVADISASWNENELVPYRRLLDGGHVQMIMTGHLFNSRLDPDHPATLSRAVITGLLRGRLGFGGVVVSDDMQMKAITDRYGLEQAVALALNAGVDILLFGNNLTYDADIVPEVVDMIESLVERGVVPRSRIEESFARVLRLKESAGLLPARVRTVQETAGNF